GTAAACCAAATACTGCTTCCCCATCGTAATAAATAATTCGGAAAACATCTTTTATTTCTAAAGTTGGATACTCTAAAACATGCGTGAATTTCCCCGTTTCACCTTGTAATGAAAGGATTCCATTAGCAATTTTTCGGCAAAGTGGTAGATAGGTTTTGCTTCCAGTAATATGCATATATTTAGTGAATGCTAGTAACGTCGCTGCTGAACCGCCTAATTTAATTTCACGCAGTTCTGGTTCGATAAGGTAAGCAACATCTCCTTTTTCATAAATAAAGTTTTTTTCTAAATAACTGAGTGCATTCGTTGCTGCTTCTAAAATAGCTTGATTACTTGTTAATTCATAGGCTTCAAGCATCGCGTAAGTTGTACTTGCATGTCGCAAACTATTATAATGTTTAATTTTCTTATCAAAACAAGCAAACCAACCATAGTTAAATTCGCCAGAGCTATTTACTTGATGGGCAAGGTAGCTTCCGGCATTTTCTACAAGTTCTGAAACAGTTTCTTGCGTAAGCTCCTTTGTGTTACGACGTCCATGGTCTAATGAGTTTGTCTCCAATTCATAAATCTCTTTTCCATCAAAAAACCAACCTACTGTTTCAAAGGTAACTATATTCGAATCAATCGTTAAATTCAACTTTGCTTGATTTTTACCTGTTTGAACGAGGTATCTATTCATATTTTCAACGTTGATAGCTAGACCTTCGTCAGCTGGAAGAAGGATAGCATTCGCATTAATTTCTTGTTCAATTAAAGCCATTTTAAAATTTTCATTTAAAGCAATTCCACGTCTATAGTAGTTTTTCTTAGTTTTTAAAGCCTTTTTATTCCATTCAGCTAAATTTTCTAATTGATAATTAACAGCAATATCCATTTTAAAGGATATTGCATCTTCTGTTTCGTTTGTTAAAGCGATTTTCTTCATTTCATTTATTAAATTTGCTAGACAAAGATAGCTAAAGTTAATTACTTTAGCACGTTTTTTCTTATATCCGATTGTTAAAAAGCCATGCCATTTCCCGTTGTAAGTAGCATGTTCTTCTGCTTCTGTCATTTGACCGATAATTTTATTTTCTAATTCATCTAATACACCTCTCCAAGGCATATGTACCACTCCTTTTATAATTTCCCTGCTGCAATCACACACAGCAGGGAATCGATGTTTTGTGGCTCTATTTACGGAAAAGACGTAATAAAAACGCTCCAGCTACCCCGAAGAGACCTAGCCCAACCCATGGAAGACTACTATTCGCATCTCCTGTGGAAGGAAGATCACTGGTAGAAAGACTTGACATTCCATCCGAGCTATATCCAGACGAAAGCATTGCTCCTGATCCGTCATAACTCATACTAGCTGTTGGCGACCCGGTTCCCCCAGTTCCACTACTAATTTCTCCAGCTGTTCCACCATTACCAGTTGAACCAGTAGAAATTGTTCCCCCGTTAGAATCGGAATCTGAGTCAGCATCGGCATCGGCATCCGCGTCGGCATCCGCATCAGCGTCGGCATCGGCATCGGCATCGGCGTCAGAATCTGCTAGAGGTAGCACTGTTACAGAAACTTTATCACTAGATTTTACTTCGTCACCGTATTTGGCGGTTACTTGAAGATCAATTACCTCTCCAGCTTTCAAATTATAATTAGGAATATTTATTGTGTAAGTTCCGTCCGCATGAATTAATACATTTCCAATGACTGTTCCATCTGGAAGGGTCAAATTAATATAGAATACAGTTCCAGCCGGAGCATCTGATTGCAAGGATTTCAAAAGAGCATTCATATTTTGATTTTTATAAATGGATGTCCCAGAAATTGTTTTAGTTCCTTCGTAAATTGGGTTGACAGTTGGTTTGTCAACAAGGAAATCTCTCCAGTCAATGTCCACGTCAGCATCAGCATCAGCGTCGGCGTCTGCATCAGCATCGGCATCAGCGTCTGCATCGGCATCGGCATCAGCATCAGCGTCTGCATCGGCATCGGCATCAGCATCAGCATCAGCATCAGCATCGGCATCAGCATCAGCGTCTGCATCGGCATCGGCATCAGCGTCGGCGTCTGCATCAGCGTCTGCATCAGCATCAGCGTCTGCATCGGCATCAGCATCGGCATCAGCATCGGCATCGGCGTCTGCATCGGCATCAGCGTCCGCATCAGCGTCGGCGTCGGCATCAGCATCAGCGTCTGCATCAGCGTCCGCATCGGCGTCTGCATCGGCGTCTGCATCAGCGTCTGCATCGGCATCAGCGTCGGCGTCAGCATCAGCGTCTGCATCAGCATCGGCGTCGGCATCAGCGTCCGCATCGGCGTCTGCATCGGCGTCTGCATCGGCATCAGCGTCTGCATCGGCATCTGCATCTGCATCGGCATCAGCATCGGCGTCGGCATCTGCATCTGCATCTGCATCGGCGTCGGCATCAGCGTCGGCGTCGGCATCAGCATCAGCGTCGGCATCAGCGTCCGCATCGGCATCGGCGTCTGCATCAGCATCGGCGTCGGCATCAGCGTCCGCATCAGCATCAGCGTCCGCATCGGCATCGGCATCGGCGTCGGCATCAGCATCGGCGTCGGCATCAGCGTCCGCATCGGCATCGGCATCGGCGTCGGCATCAGCATCGGCGTCGGCATCAGCGTCCGCATCGGCATCAGCATCGGCATCAGCGTCGGCGTCGGCATCAGCATCAGCGTCCGCATCAGCGTCGGCATCGGCATCAGCGTCCGCATCAGCGTCGGCGTCGGCATCAGCATCAGCGTCGGCGTCCGCATCAGCGTCGGCATCGGCATCAGCGTCGGCATCGGCATCAGCGTCGGCGTCGGCATCAGCATCAGCGTCGGCGTCGGCATCAGCATCAGCGTCTGCATCAGCATCGGCGTCGGCATCAGCGTCCGCATCGGCGTCGGCATCGGCGTCGGCATCAGCGTCAGCGTCGGCGTCCGCATCTGCATCGGCATCAGCATCGGCGTCTGCATCAGCATCAGCATCAGCATCAGCATCGGCGTCGGCATCAGCATCAGCATCAGCATCAGCGTCTGCATCCCCAACTTCCGTCACAATGGATCCCTTTGCCGCATTACTATTCAATAAATCCACATCTAAAAGTCCATCACCAGTTCTTGCAGCAAAATCCAGTTTTCCATCATCTGCACTTGGAAGAACCGTAACGCCAAGCGCCAGTAAATCAATAGTTAAAGTGAATGTTGAAATGCTACTAATACCTACACCAAGCAAATGATTTACTTTCGCTCCAACTGCATTTCTACTAGAATCGATAAAGAAATTACTATTACTACCATTTACAGTTCCTTGATTGAATAATCCGATATTCCCGATTCCTAAGTAAGCAATTTTATAATCAATTTTTGTATTTGCTCTTATATTTGGATTAGTTAGAATAGAAGACAATTCGCTAGGCAACTCAAAATAAGGATAATAAGTAGATACTGCGCTAGCACTAACTAATTGGTTCCCAGAAAGTGTTATGACTAATTTCCCATTGGCATATTGGGTATTCAAACTAGAGTTACCAAGCAAATCAATGGTTGCTGCATCTGCTTGAATACCACTAAGTGCAAATTGATGATTAAAAGAATCATAATTTACAGTGACCGGAGCTACCATCATCGTAGTAGTCGTAATAAGTGCAGCAATTAGTTTTGCCTTTTGCGCTCGCTTCTGGTCTAATCTCTTTTTGTAATCCACACGCTGTTTTTTCATCATTTTTCCCCCTTAAAAATCAATCTTCCATGATTTTGAAAAATAACTGAAAACAGAATAAAGGTATTAAATTGTGTTTTGTGACTAAGCTAACTGTTCACTATCCCGTAGCCCTTTATCCAATATCAGATTCAATCAACGACTTAGTAAGAGTTCCCCCCTTCATTTATTGATAGTTCGAACCTGTCATTCGTTGTAATAACCAGTTTGTTAACTTTACTATATAGTATATTCTTAAAAATTAAAGTAAAAAGTACTAGGTGAAAAAAATACTTTAATTCAATCTCATTAGTCAAAAAGTTATACAAATATGCACATTTATAGCTTATCCATAAACTTTAGAACTGTTTATAACTAGGTATTAAAACCTATACAACACCACTTTACACGAATTGTCTTTCAATTGTATACAAATGTTTCCGAAATGGTTCTTCTTTTATGATTATATTTGAACGCAAAAAAGAGCAACCTATCTTTCAGGCTACTCTTTTTACTCTATTTTTAATATAGATACATTTTTTTCAGCTGTTCTTGTTTTGCTTTGGTTAATTCTAACTTATCTTTTAAAAAGTTGTCCATAGATCCATATTTAGAATCAATTTCATCAAAAGCGGCTTTTATATAGGATTCACGTACCTCCATTACAGCTGTCATCCCATCAATAACTTTTTGATTGTCCGTTTTTGCTGCAACTGCTGTGATTGCTTTTTTATTTTCAGCAGCACGGTATTTATTTGACAACATATAATCATCAATAACCGTTTCTTTGTCTACTCCAAGTGCAGATAAAACAAGGGCAGTTCCAAAACCAGCACGATCTTTTCCTGCTGTACAGTGCCAAAGAACAGAACCATCTTGATTGCTTAACAAGACGTTGAAAAAATCTTTATAAGCTTGAATAGAAGTATCGTCTGTTACAAAACTTTTATTTGCTTCAATCAAAAACGTTTCTGGATTGTCCATTGTGGCTAGACTTGCGGTTAAATCTTGTGTACTTGTGGAAGTTCCATTATCCTTCATTACCGAATCATGTGTGTAGTCAACGTTTGTCATTGTTGGATCAGGTTTTGCCTCTACTTCCGAATTGGTTCTAAAATCAACAATATGTGAAAGATCATATGTATTCACGAGTTTCTTTTTATCCGAATCACTTAATGTGGCAAGTTCCGCACTACGAATCAGTTTATGTGGTTTGATTATTAAGCCATCCGTTGTTTTATAGCCACCCAGATCCCGAACATTAACTGCTCCTTCTAGTTTTATTTGACTCCCAGGTTGAAGTATTTTTGCTGTTTTGGCATTAGCCCCTACTTTTTCTTCTGACTGATTTCCGCATCCCCCAAGTAATAATGTTGCGGTTAAGATACCTGCGCCTGTTACTTTTATCCAATTTTTCATTTTATCTCCTCCTTTTGGTTAACTCAAGTTTCATTATAGCAACAAGCTTTATCGATTAAGTGAAGGAAATGTAAAGAAATGACATTGAATTGTTATCTGATTGGTTAAGCACGACAAAAAAATCCACCATCCGAATTGGATGATGGATTTTTTATTAAAACGGCATTTTGAAATTACCGAATGGATTTTTACCCTTTTTACCTTTGCCGCCGCCAGTCATTTGTTTCATCATTTTTTTCATTTCTGTAAATTGTTTTAAGAGGCGGTTGATTTCTTGAATTGGACGACCACTTCCTCGAGCAATTCGCTTTCTTCTACTAGCATTAATAATATCTGGATTATCTTTTTCATTTTTGGTCATTGACTTGATAATTGCTTC
The nucleotide sequence above comes from Listeria ivanovii subsp. londoniensis. Encoded proteins:
- a CDS encoding poly(glycerol-phosphate) alpha-glucosyltransferase; this encodes MPWRGVLDELENKIIGQMTEAEEHATYNGKWHGFLTIGYKKKRAKVINFSYLCLANLINEMKKIALTNETEDAISFKMDIAVNYQLENLAEWNKKALKTKKNYYRRGIALNENFKMALIEQEINANAILLPADEGLAINVENMNRYLVQTGKNQAKLNLTIDSNIVTFETVGWFFDGKEIYELETNSLDHGRRNTKELTQETVSELVENAGSYLAHQVNSSGEFNYGWFACFDKKIKHYNSLRHASTTYAMLEAYELTSNQAILEAATNALSYLEKNFIYEKGDVAYLIEPELREIKLGGSAATLLAFTKYMHITGSKTYLPLCRKIANGILSLQGETGKFTHVLEYPTLEIKDVFRIIYYDGEAVFGLLRLYEIDRETKWLEAAARSFDHFISEDYWQNHDHWLSYCANEITKYIPDYAYYEFGLKNAFDNLTFIYERETTFPTFLELTIATKEMSLRMEQTGEYNLLSDYPIVELEKTIMKRALYQLNGYFYPELAMYYKNPARIEGSFFIRHQSFRVRIDDVEHNISGYVRFYGLLNQGKISANAETIS
- the lipA gene encoding tyrosine/lipid phosphatase LipA codes for the protein MKNWIKVTGAGILTATLLLGGCGNQSEEKVGANAKTAKILQPGSQIKLEGAVNVRDLGGYKTTDGLIIKPHKLIRSAELATLSDSDKKKLVNTYDLSHIVDFRTNSEVEAKPDPTMTNVDYTHDSVMKDNGTSTSTQDLTASLATMDNPETFLIEANKSFVTDDTSIQAYKDFFNVLLSNQDGSVLWHCTAGKDRAGFGTALVLSALGVDKETVIDDYMLSNKYRAAENKKAITAVAAKTDNQKVIDGMTAVMEVRESYIKAAFDEIDSKYGSMDNFLKDKLELTKAKQEQLKKMYLY